The DNA window atatattaactttttatcCCTTACCTGTACATAATTTCAACTAACAGTCTATTATAGTTACTTCCGTCATAATGAGCATCCCTCTAAATTTGACAAATATGTGTCGAGCTCAaatgaacaataaaaaaggtatgctattttcatttttaaactTACATAGTAATGAgcagtataatatattcgaaaaaaaaaaaaaaaaaagtagaatcCACAAAACAtacgaaaaaataatgacTTGTTAAAGTGAAAcatatattcaaattaatagtggttttaaaaaaggatataacTACTATAGATGTGATAATGAACGAATGAAGGAAAAagattttaatttaatgagcattaaatgaaaatattcatcatatatataatattttgccATGGTTcctattaaatatatatttgaaaatttcaAGATGCAATGTTACTTCGTGCTTGACATAATTATgcagtaaaagaaaaaatagaaaaaaaaaattaaaataaaataaaattaaataaaataaaattaaatcaaattaaatcaaattaaatcaaattaaataaaataaaataaaatcaaatcAAATCAAatcaaattaaataaaattaaatttaaaataaaataaaacttaataaaatgaaaaaaaattaacatcatacacatatattactGTTTGCACTTAAAAGAGCATAAAAATTGTTGAAtttaaaactattttttacatttagcCCTATTACGTTTtgttgctttattttttctgtgTAATTGGTGCCTCGAAGACGTATTTTAcaatttcataatatatatgtttgttcTCCCTTTTTTAATTCTCTATTTAATGAAACAGATAATCATAAAACTTAAGCAATTTTCATTAACCCCATGATGTgattttatctttatatttacttgTTAATCAAAAAGGGGGCATTTGTTATTGTCAGAAGTTGAACTTGCTATTAAATGGAAATATTAAcaattgtaatatatatatacatacacatgtatgtacatctatatatatatatatatatatacatataatatttgtagAATAATTTAAGAATGATGCGCATGAGAGGTAAAAATCGTAAGGCATTGTTTCCATATCACGTTATTCTTACTTGTTTCCATCATCTATAATGACACGATGTTacatgaattaaaaaatatttttctcttctcCATGTGATAATTATGGTATGAAGTTTTAACCATTTCAAAATGAacactaaaaataaaaataacaaatttttaaataacaaaaagcTAAAAGGGAAGaggtacaaaaaaaaggaaaaaaaaaagtattaatttatttcaaatgCAATGTTTAAGTTTTCTGCTATATAGTCCAGTCCAACTAGACAACTTTCAGATACAACCCTGCATTTATCTTTTGAATAAGTTTTTAAAGTACTTATAATAACACtctgaatatttttatattcttgcgaatttatatttaagctGCCAAGAGATCCCAAAGCTAACGCAACTTCATGTCTAACCATTTCATGTTCCTTGATATTTGTCAAGGATgacattaaatatttcaaagaGTTTAAACTCAATACTTGACCTAACACAAATGCAACTTCATGTCTAAAAATTGCTGATgctttatcttttattaaaacttCACCTAATGCATTTAAAGATACATCAGATTCTAAATCTCTTAACTTAAATAAAGCTTCATATCTTAATTTTAAAGGAATATTCTCATTATTTAAGTCTTCAATTAATTCATCAacacttttattattattcaatgTAAATACAACTGGATCtatagtattatatttttttgaaacaaATTCACCAtttcgttttttattttttaaaacttccTTCCTATTATCTTTATTAGCGCATGAACAtactgtatatttatttttttctaataacgAACTTAGGGCTAATTCACATGTTTCTCGaacttctattttttcatcttctaaaaattttcttataatttcAATATTTGAATTACTACCTATTGCAGCTAACCCTTCAGCAGCTTCATGCCTAACCattaaattttcttctttatcatttaataatttaattaaaatatcattACACTTCTCATTACTTATTTGTCCTATAACATATGCAATTTCATGTCTTAAAAGTGCACtatcattattttctaaTGCATACgaaagaatatttattatttcatctatatcatctttatatatttcccGGCATTCATATAATGCTCTCATTTGTTTTTCTATAAATTCGTTTCTTGTTTCTACTAAATACTTCCTAATGAAATCTTTATTACTgctattttcatatttgatTACGCGgcttatttttctattattgtTACCTGACATTTTTACTTAGCTTCtggtaaattataatattttatgtgcgttaattttacataaacatTTAGAATTATTCGTAATGTGTTAAATGTTAAGCTTACATACGTGTATATTCAGGTATAAATGTTACTGCTATATCATTATGCAAAAAATCGATCCGAAATtcaaacaaaattataatttcaaaCTGCGCTAGttgttaaataattaaaaagaagttgtaacaaaatgaaaataaatattgatGAGCTGAAAAAGCTTTTAAAAGATGTTTCACTTTTCAAAatcatgtatacatatacttatatatgttcacgtgaaataaaaaaaaaataaataatatataaacatatacttactaatattgtaaataaaatagatatatatgttcCTGTTAactttaaaagaattaatacaTATTGTTCTCCTTTTTTGCACCGCAAATATATTCACCGTGAATTACTAAGTTTAATATTTAACTATATTTTGGTATATACGTAgcacgtacatatattttatgcagTAATTCGTTTCCTTGTTTTTTCTAGTTAAACTTTACGTTAGCTCTTTTGCGCCTGTTAAAtaaacttattttatataaaagcatTCTTATTTCATAACTctgtaaaacaaaaaagtaatataattatcgttctttacttttacttgttaaaataaaatttatgttaatacatgattttttaaaaaataaaaaaaagaaaaaggaaataaaaaattcactGATAATGTcgtaaggaaaaaaaaaaaaataaaattcacaGAAAATGTcgtatagaaaaaatatgaagataattaaacataagaaataatgattATATGTTGACCTTTtcgtttaatttttattcgcGAGGTATACATTTgtgttttataatatatatgtacatacatatcatatatacgtatgtacgttTATTTATCTGTACACCAAGTTGTACAGATATAGTTATAATAGttgaatttttatgtatttcaaCCCATTTCTTAGCTTAATAATAATGCTTtaccatatatttataaaatgttgTTTAATTCTTAGTATatctaaataatatatttgtcaCCTTTATGTTAcgtgaaaaaatgaatggacaaaataaattagatgCTGTTTATACAACTTTTGAAAACTGTGAACATAATAACACGCCAATCGAATTTTctgaaaaaagaattttaacgaacaaagaaaagagaaaacTAGAGTACGAGGAAAgaattaggaaaaaaaaagaaaaacatttaaaaaaagtaaaaaaggtAATTACAAAAAGCAATATAACGTCTTTAAATGGTATAAAAAGCAATTTAATTATTGATAGTACTCCTTTTCCGCATGAAACAGGCGAACAAACAAATACTATactaaagaaaaaagatgaaCCAGAATTAGATAGTacaaataatgtaaatataagtaataaaaaagatttaaGGGACAATTTAAACGAGTCTGACAAGAACCAtaatagagaaaaatattttcgtGAACAACCAAtggagaaggaaaaaaacaaatataaaaaattatgctcTATGAAAAATGTATCCAGAAAGAAattgatgaaaaaattaaaatttcaattaaaagaaagtaaggaacaagaaaaagaaattttatttaaaaaactcCAACAgtacaaattaaaattaaatcatCGAAATTATATGATTCCTTTTAacaaaacgaaaaatattgataaaaataataaagatttAGAAAGATTATTTCAGGCCTATGAGGAAATGAAAATAGATCTAcccaataatttaaaaatgataaaaagaaaattagacaagaaaaagaaaaagttttTAGAAAGtaaacagaaaaaagaattagaAAACAATATtcaagaagaagaagaagaagaagaagaaaaagatgaaagggaaacgaaaataaaaatgggggaaaaattaaataattatgttcaaaatgaaaatgatgtAATTTATCATAGTGGTCAACAAGATGGTAATAAGAAGACAGTTATAAGTGACGCTGAAGTAGTTACTGTAAGTAATTGTAGTGAAGGTAAAACTTTTCTTAATTTGGAAGATACATTTAGTGATGAAATCTCATCAGACGATGGATTAATCCAACAAAAAGATATGCAAGGTgacaaaaatgaagaaattgaaaaaagaaaagaaaactGCAAGGAAAATTACAAGGACGGaattgaaatatatgaaaataaaagaaaagttaTTTACGAATGTGTAAGTGtaaatagaaaagaaaatatagaaaagatGAGATTATCTTTGCCAGTTTTAGGATATGAACAGGAAATTATTGAAgcaattttaaattatgatgttgtttttataaatggaGATACTGGTTGTGGAAAATCTACACAAATTCCGCAATTCGTGTATGAACATGGTTTTTGCTCAAATAATTATCTTATTGGTATTACAGAACCAAGAAAAATAGCTGTTAAGAGTATTTCAAATAGATTGAATGAGGAGTTAAACACTGATGATATTTCTGGGTATCAAATAAGATTTGAAAAatcaaattttttgaaaaatagtaaaatcaAAGTTATGACTGAAGGTATTTTactaaaagaaattataaacgattttattttatcaaaatatagTGTTATCATTTTAGATGAAGCACATGAACGAAGTATAAACATGGATTTAATTTTAGGTCTCCTATCtataatttgtaaaattagaaaaaaaaattattttacgcATGAATCTGATATTATACCAATTAAAGTAATAATTATGTCTGCAACTATCAATGACAGTAgcttttttgaaaataaaatttttgaaaattacaCTTCAATTAATATCCCAACGGAAAAAGTTCCTGTTGTCGATCACTTTCTTTCGTATActccaaaaaattatattgaagaagctaaaaaaaaaattatacaagtTCATAAAAAGTTACCACCTGGTAGTATACTAGTTTTCTTAACGAGTCAGGAAGAAATATATCGCTTATATAACATACttagtaatttaaaaatatcgaAAGAAAGTACAGAAAATAgcaatttttatgaatttaatgcagaaaaaaattatggttTAAATGATGATACACACTTGTTTGATTTAAGTGAAGaggaaaataatatgaatgaCAAAtctagtttttttattagagATACAGAtgaaaacaaagaaaaaaaaattatatttttggaCTCCGATGATGATGAAAGTGTGTGTAGCACCATTAACGCCTTAGATATAACTGATCAATCGGTAAATTATGAGCAAAAcagttcagaaaaaaaattagagaatataattacaaaacAATTATCAACATGGGAAGATTATCCAATTGAACaagaagaacaaaaatataaagcatgtaataaaaataaaaaccaACAGTCAGAACTTTATAATGAAATAGAAGTACATAATTTGGGAACATTGAAAAATGGGACTATAGCTAATTGTTGTGGGAAAAGTGATATTCAGAAAAGGAACATTGTCGAAGATGGAGATAATGATTATCGTGAGGATCGAAATTGTGAAaatgattataaaaaaggggAAGAGAAAGACGAAAGTAGGGATGAAGATCAAGAGGAAGACGAAGATAGATATGAGGAGCAAGAGGAGGACGACGATAGTTGTGAAgagaaagaagaagaagacgTTAGCAATGAGGAGCAAGAAGAAGATGATGATGGCTGTAAAGAGCATGAGAAAGACCACGATAAAATTATTGAGAatgaagaaaaggaaaatagtGGTACAAAGCAGAATGAGGTAAAAAATCGAAAACTTAAAAAacaaccaaaaaaaaaaaaaaaaaaaaaagatgaaaacataaaaaaggatTCAAGCATTTGGAAGGGAAGCGATGGATCaggtaaattaaaaattttcaagtTATATGCCAATTTACCTATGAATGAACAAAtgcttttatttaataaccCTAAAGATAATGAGCGAATTTGCATTTTAAGTACAAATATAGCGGAAACGTCCATTACTTTGCCTAACATTCGCTATATCGTGGATTGCGGAAAAGAAAAGAGGAAAATATACTCGACTCTAAATGATTACTCTTACTATATTATTGACAATATTAGTAAAAGTTCTTCACTTCAGAGAAAAGGAAGAGCCGGTAGAAtcttacatttattaaaaaaaaataaaaagaataaaaagaaaatagaaatggaaaaggggcatgtatataaattatattcttctaattattacaattattttttcaaaaatcaTAATGACTGTCCAATATTAAATTATCCCCTTgattctttaattttatacttattaagttttaaaataaaaaatgtggaaaattttccatttattaataaaccAGATAAGTGTAAATTTGAAGAggcaaaaaaaagattaatttatcttaattgtatttattttttatacgaAGATAtcaaatttctttttaaaaatgtagatGATAAAGTTGCTTCAAGAAAAAGTATTGaaaatcatataaaaatatttaatccAGAGCATAAAAGTGGAATTACGCTTACAGGTAGTTTTATCCTGTCTCTGCCAATAAGTACGAGATACGCTAAAATTTTAACGGATGTTTGCTTAAAATCTTTAGCTATAAATCAGACAAGTTCAATTCCTTTAGCTTGTCTCTTAGTATCTTGCTTATATATGGAATCGATTTTTTCATATGATTACAAGCTAAGTGTAAGATTcgggaaaaaagaaaaaaaaaagaagggcAATAATAGCAGTAATGACATTGGAAACATTGGCAACGTTGGTAGTAAtgataattatgataatggCAGGaacaaaagtaataatattaataataatttaatgaatatattttttaaaaaaaataacgaCGAAGTTAACCAGGATGAACTGTCTAGCTGCAGCAGTGAAAGTTCCTACTGTGAAAACACATTTTCACCAGAAAATTACGACAACAACATGAATAGCAATGTTCTGGAagattttaaattaaaatttgatAATGATATTGACTTTTATTTAAACCTATGcacttctttttattttgcagATGACAAGAATAATTTCTGTTACATTATGCAtttggataaaaaaaaaatggatgaGTTACTTAAACTGtctaattatttaattaaaataattaacgtTAAACTTAATACGAGTATTAATTTcgatattttagaaaaagcCCCATCCGAATTATCAAGAAGAATAATACATTATTCAGTTGTTCAAGGATTTATAGATCATTTTGCAATTCGTTCTGATTTAATACGTAACGATTATACAAGAAATTCAAATTTAAgctttaataataaaaaggcCTACTTTACCCAAAATATGAAATCTcctgtatatattaattccaCCTCGGTCTTGTATAAAAACAGGTGAAAATAAATGTTGCATTtgtatgtaataatatttttaaggaaaCTTATTGAAAGACGTGCTCATGCGCATTTGCtcgtacaaatatatgtatatgtgtgtacatacaTTAGTATTTACGTATTAACGTTTGTAAATCCACCTCCTTTACTTTAGCATTTACACACACCATTATTTATACGGTGGTAATTACTAATGCCAATTTTTATGCATTaacatttatgcatataaatattcatatatatatatatatatttatatgtgcgTATAACATTTTCCACTTCCCCCTTAATTAGGCCCTAcccaaaatatattttatataattatataatgaagaatAAAAAGTCATATGTTATGTATGATTgtctaaatataaatgattcagatttaggaaaaataacaaatgtCTGTATTTACATCAACggatatgaaaaaataccACCA is part of the Plasmodium malariae genome assembly, chromosome: 14 genome and encodes:
- the DOHH gene encoding deoxyhypusine hydroxylase, putative, yielding MSGNNNRKISRVIKYENSSNKDFIRKYLVETRNEFIEKQMRALYECREIYKDDIDEIINILSYALENNDSALLRHEIAYVIGQISNEKCNDILIKLLNDKEENLMVRHEAAEGLAAIGSNSNIEIIRKFLEDEKIEVRETCELALSSLLEKNKYTVCSCANKDNRKEVLKNKKRNGEFVSKKYNTIDPVVFTLNNNKSVDELIEDLNNENIPLKLRYEALFKLRDLESDVSLNALGEVLIKDKASAIFRHEVAFVLGQVLSLNSLKYLMSSLTNIKEHEMVRHEVALALGSLGSLNINSQEYKNIQSVIISTLKTYSKDKCRVVSESCLVGLDYIAENLNIAFEIN
- the PmUG01_14019300 gene encoding DEAD/DEAH box ATP-dependent RNA helicase, putative; protein product: MNGQNKLDAVYTTFENCEHNNTPIEFSEKRILTNKEKRKLEYEERIRKKKEKHLKKVKKVITKSNITSLNGIKSNLIIDSTPFPHETGEQTNTILKKKDEPELDSTNNVNISNKKDLRDNLNESDKNHNREKYFREQPMEKEKNKYKKLCSMKNVSRKKLMKKLKFQLKESKEQEKEILFKKLQQYKLKLNHRNYMIPFNKTKNIDKNNKDLERLFQAYEEMKIDLPNNLKMIKRKLDKKKKKFLESKQKKELENNIQEEEEEEEEKDERETKIKMGEKLNNYVQNENDVIYHSGQQDGNKKTVISDAEVVTVSNCSEGKTFLNLEDTFSDEISSDDGLIQQKDMQGDKNEEIEKRKENCKENYKDGIEIYENKRKVIYECVSVNRKENIEKMRLSLPVLGYEQEIIEAILNYDVVFINGDTGCGKSTQIPQFVYEHGFCSNNYLIGITEPRKIAVKSISNRLNEELNTDDISGYQIRFEKSNFLKNSKIKVMTEGILLKEIINDFILSKYSVIILDEAHERSINMDLILGLLSIICKIRKKNYFTHESDIIPIKVIIMSATINDSSFFENKIFENYTSINIPTEKVPVVDHFLSYTPKNYIEEAKKKIIQVHKKLPPGSILVFLTSQEEIYRLYNILSNLKISKESTENSNFYEFNAEKNYGLNDDTHLFDLSEEENNMNDKSSFFIRDTDENKEKKIIFLDSDDDESVCSTINALDITDQSVNYEQNSSEKKLENIITKQLSTWEDYPIEQEEQKYKACNKNKNQQSELYNEIEVHNLGTLKNGTIANCCGKSDIQKRNIVEDGDNDYREDRNCENDYKKGEEKDESRDEDQEEDEDRYEEQEEDDDSCEEKEEEDVSNEEQEEDDDGCKEHEKDHDKIIENEEKENSGTKQNEVKNRKLKKQPKKKKKKKDENIKKDSSIWKGSDGSGKLKIFKLYANLPMNEQMLLFNNPKDNERICILSTNIAETSITLPNIRYIVDCGKEKRKIYSTLNDYSYYIIDNISKSSSLQRKGRAGRILHLLKKNKKNKKKIEMEKGHVYKLYSSNYYNYFFKNHNDCPILNYPLDSLILYLLSFKIKNVENFPFINKPDKCKFEEAKKRLIYLNCIYFLYEDIKFLFKNVDDKVASRKSIENHIKIFNPEHKSGITLTGSFILSLPISTRYAKILTDVCLKSLAINQTSSIPLACLLVSCLYMESIFSYDYKLSVRFGKKEKKKKGNNSSNDIGNIGNVGSNDNYDNGRNKSNNINNNLMNIFFKKNNDEVNQDELSSCSSESSYCENTFSPENYDNNMNSNVLEDFKLKFDNDIDFYLNLCTSFYFADDKNNFCYIMHLDKKKMDELLKLSNYLIKIINVKLNTSINFDILEKAPSELSRRIIHYSVVQGFIDHFAIRSDLIRNDYTRNSNLSFNNKKAYFTQNMKSPVYINSTSVLYKNRPYPKYILYNYIMKNKKSYVMYDCLNINDSDLGKITNVCIYINGYEKIPPAKYDIQNDKIIVCVKPFYLPCSQYLPITTKELSENDFLFYNYLAFFILDGSMFPKMSNFKIFYSHSFNDIINCNHQNFKHFINALRSNKINNRAALISKWKTQNNFLKKEFLSLIERKFNKCNQRLINDFWPPLDSTKIGIGV